A genomic window from Plasmodium malariae genome assembly, chromosome: 10 includes:
- the PmUG01_10040400 gene encoding WD repeat-containing protein, putative, translating into MNDAIDEDFLYEDIRNKRDIIDISSGEECISNSSDKLYEEEEEELINYKKKRISYYKRFYANKSIYCVNSYKKWVYFGSVNNKCYLYNNFDQDLKSFVHNSNSLQVAQIKNSRNINKDDTMTLGHCGNGKHINKNSMIGSSVSCTSGISYNTNSISGNSVDVCLQNLKHQKYSDTVTNIKFSKNYKYVALCVYNGDIYIYENNSMNSSEILNYNLKNIKQNINSSNSLLAIFNWNIDNKFIKEELINEDMKIVNILSLNDSNNKKDIEYFMFCPYNENILISIYLDAPNIYIWDVLESTPLNITYTVDIPTFLNICNYDSYFYLLVGFHNGDTFVYDYDIYNIKKRSAGKKHGKREKANYTGVPSVNGSEYTQKAGLSWLHRTSSNNDNGIDIDDDIDNENNSDNVNGGTNNNSIGSIGGIGSIGGIGNTGSIGNTGSIGNTGSIGNTGSIGNTGSIGRGVLISSHKSNGVKYEGNDGSLSYSNKSLLNNYNSNYKYNELINDELDNNNDILCIDNNLTNEIFIASHKNVIQMYNINNNNLISTYNNLHNDIVDYCLFNNRKSNIFASSSLDNNVIIFDFQNKKYINKFSVNYDFNKNDTNDRMDKGINFLKWLNANLLLFSSLNGNIYIYDIRLRKCIHQFYSHTDTIFNIHVSLHLYEHKNILSIITASDDKSSNMHFLDLSYFT; encoded by the coding sequence ATGAACGATGCGATAGACGaagattttttatatgaggACATAAGAAACAAGAGGGATATCATTGACATAAGTTCAGGTGAAGAGTGCATTAGTAACAGTTCAGATAAGCTATATGAAGAGGAGGAAGAGGAactaattaattataaaaagaaacgAATATCGTATTATAAAAGATTTTATGctaataaaagtatatattgtGTAAactcatataaaaaatgggtATATTTTGGTagtgttaataataaatgttatttgtataataattttgatcAAGATTTGAAAtcatttgttcataattCAAATAGTTTACAGGTAGCGCAGATAAAAAATAGCAGGAACATTAATAAGGATGATACTATGACCTTGGGTCATTGTGGAAATGGAAAGCATATCAACAAGAATAGCATGATAGGTAGTAGTGTAAGCTGTACTAGTGGTATTAGTTATAATACTAACAGTATCAGTGGAAATAGCGTGGACGTGTGTTTGCAAAACTTGAAGCATCAAAAGTACAGTGATACTGTGacaaacataaaattttcgaaaaattataaatacgtCGCCTTGTGTGTATACAAtggtgatatatatatatatgaaaataatagtatgaacagttcagaaatattaaattacaatttaaaaaatataaagcaaaatattaatagtagTAATTCTTTATTAGCTATATTTAATTGgaatatagataataaatttataaaagaagaaCTAATAAATGAAGATATGAAAATTGTCAATATTTTAAGTCTTAATgattcaaataataaaaaggatattgaatattttatgttttgtccgtataatgaaaatattcttataagCATTTATTTAGATGCaccaaatatttatatatgggATGTACTTGAAAGTACACCATTAAACATTACCTACACTGTTGATATACCAacttttttgaatatatgtaaCTATGAcagttatttttatcttctaGTGGGTTTTCATAATGGAGATACCTTTGTGTATGACTATGatatttacaatataaaaaaaagaagtgcAGGTAAGAAGCAcggaaaaagggaaaaagcGAATTATACAGGAGTACCCTCTGTTAATGGTAGTGAGTACACGCAGAAGGCAGGGTTAAGCTGGCTTCACCGCACCAGCAGTAATAACGATAATGGGATTGACATTGACGATGATAttgataatgaaaataacagTGATAATGTTAACGGGGGCACTAATAACAATAGTATTGGTAGTATTGGCGGTATTGGTAGTATTGGCGGTATTGGTAATACTGGCAGCATTGGTAATACGGGCAGCATTGGTAATACTGGCAGCATTGGTAATACTGGCAGCATTGGTAATACGGGCAGCATTGGTAGGGGAGTGCTAATAAGCAGCCATAAGAGTAATGGCGTGAAATATGAAGGGAATGATGGTTCATTGAGCTACAGCAATAAATCATTGCTAAACAACTACAatagtaattataaatataacgaATTAATAAATGACGAATTGGACAACAACAACGATATCTTGTGTATTGACAATAATTTAAcgaatgaaatatttatagcTTCCCATAAAAATGTGAtacaaatgtataatattaataataataatcttaTTAGTACATATAATAACCTCCATAATGATATAGTAGATTActgtttatttaataatagaaaatcaaatatatttgcGTCTTCTTCTTTAGATAATAATGTCATTATATTTGATTTtcaaaataagaaatatattaacaagtTTAGTGTTAATTatgattttaataaaaatgatacgAATGATCGAATGGataaaggaataaatttTCTCAAATGGCTTAATGcaaatttacttttattttccaGTTTAAAtggaaacatatatatatatgacatTAGACTTAGAAAATGTATTCATCAGTTTTATTCTCATACAGAtaccatttttaatattcacgTATCACTGCATTTGTATgaacacaaaaatatattatcaattATAACTGCCAGCGATGACAAATCCTCCAACATGCATTTTTTGGACCTTTCGTATTTCACCTAG
- the PmUG01_10040300 gene encoding conserved Plasmodium protein, unknown function, with protein MFDRGVASLFLFHLKQKDKITFCKFSTRKTLIYEHIADGEDFLSQKGKTIYALVNYTYVNAKLREINHYLKSSNSANNNSNISYNHFFQISNNTAGLANNHISNDANVYRFNAVDIVERDDRGDRKDRDDNVNTVGGIHSNDHLDRAVENLYILCVKGNIDESDERIRHYVNVVLNYINEYMEEVTSDNLKNKGAEKYNEKKNKKFLSINSYLLFLNILRVLDRKKEFKNLLKLVSQNIHFLSIDIVRRIAFIHDLKKEHSFFFKEVLNYIYTIIQCNNELYYREMQNVNICINICTNFFFGKKYVQARKMYDYEINEDIIYLYNINYIYINHIITFSNIIHSEKSMYYQDEMYTGKELDIPKDDKGEEESSMQKNRDMMYLSLSSHDFTDMHKKLNKRYTSNLNKEEHTNATVSLHDETVMMTMTNKNKDATYNYTQREKRNNKMSSSTSNHNDDDAKEIYNCRSTDHLNIRTTYADDFNFNYYMIDTIYVLFNYYMNLSEKKKNDKNNLSFFFFLPDIKNNIMNIVLNFITTLKDELNKNKQLKNKKIIASLERVLKLGYAFQVPFKLEPFIFYYLNVLLVSKFDLSLLDNIKILAIFREVHNMNRGSNMNRTGKMEVAKERINEGENDIAKREEERVNEGENGIAKREEERVNEGKSITSEKVEEENTILPDEIAKIKIYTGQAEKNPKKKKKKFDLCSSSQFNTKLSSYIHAPNEMYNANSYLLDNMIKLVFDNLKKCLHTSKGSDICMLIPIVYEFHKYMDEELKNILTVQVTCNRDNINETNFINILRVFSKMKYKNELVNKFLYNVKYLASYKKSNGLTNEQSSDNDSMQNVYSFFFSCPKFFFLFFYYKSKNNLFTYKDVYYVENFIQNSFFEMNVKDFIFVLLIYYKNGIVLLPQLLLKICAIFNNGKKIIKREELLFCLFLLSKNYYALSNSASGRIDSSGNSGSYYRALGNKEDNFLMKKMNVFRKSQYTQHHIDSFINVINDILLYIYDDKMINYQADLMKHLQEEGNIRNTVEGEGKKTNDGKNNEKEEAYSEDIKVIHHNNTYMVNSEIYTCKMDFNRLKLNLIMMKIFYNLYYSFFTIRNEKKKKKKKILNSHHEKLLTHLFSCFNNNFSKNVNEIKYISPLLYHFSYLNIYSPFYFKKQICYILKNCIMDDQLVKHILLSHVFMKQKISTEIKKYIKEYVITHFEHFSMNLQVLFFKFCNNFLNMKNIENTDEQKDSLLFDQLLNNIFLNLAKMKPNNYLDIYFTISNNMVKDKKYYIQLFYYMNKCADHYTGEQLLLILFYMYKTGYSKPKIRKKVRNLILHHHKKRLINLSTYIKYILPLDEFGIYHLLPIKFQQVIYDQLGEDVKPYVRQPLKNDELNILRLAKFYELYINKLNQDFPIETTEQQDNEDAPIYIFEQMVKSY; from the exons ATGTTTGATAGAGGAGTAGCCtccctttttttgtttcatttaaaacaaaaggaTAAGATAacattttgtaaattttcaaCGAGGAAAACGCTTATTTATGAACACATTGCTGATGGGGAGGATTTCTTATCACAAAAGGGAAAAACAATTTATGCTCTCGTTAATTATACCTATGTAAATGCAAAACTTCGTGAAATAAACCACTATTTGAAGAGTAGTAACAGCGCAAATAATAACTCCAATATAAGTTACAAtcattttttccaaataaGTAATAACACTGCAGGCTTAGCGAATAATCATATTAGCAACGATGCCAACGTATATCGATTTAACGCAGTCGACATAGTTGAGAGGGATGACAGAGGTGATAGGAAAGACAGGGATGACAATGTAAACACAGTTGGTGGAATTCATAGCAATGACCACCTTGACCGAGCAGTAGAAAACTTATATATCTTGTGTGTTAAGGGAAACATAGATGAATCAGACGAAAGGATTAGGCACTATGTGAATGTTGTattaaattacataaatgaatatatggAAGAAGTAACAAGTGacaacttaaaaaataaaggtgcagaaaaatataatgagaaaaaaaataaaaaatttttaagcaTTAATAGCTATTTATTGTTCTTAAACATTTTAAGAGTACTagatagaaaaaaagaatttaaaaatttactgAAATTAGTTAGCCAAAATATTCACTTCTTATCTATAGACATCGTTAGGAGGATAGCTTTTATTCacgatttaaaaaaagagcattcttttttttttaaagaagttttaaattatatttatactattataCAATGTAACAATGAATTGTATTATAGAGAAATgcaaaatgttaatatatgtataaatatatgtacaaattttttttttgggaaaaaatatgtacaggCAAGGAAAATGTATGATTATGAAATTAACGaagatattatttatttatataatataaattacatttatataaatcataTTATCACATTTAGTAATATCATACACTCTGAAAAGAGTATGTATTATCAAGATGAAATGTATACAGGGAAAGAACTAGATATACCAAAAGACGACAAAGGAGAAGAAGAATCATCAATGCAGAAAAATCGTGATATGATGTATTTATCCTTGTCGTCACATGACTTTACAGATATGCacaaaaaattgaataaacgATATACCTCCAATCTTAACAAAGAAGAACATACGAATGCAACAGTTAGTTTACACGATGAAACTGTAATGATGACAATgacaaataaaaacaaagatGCAACGTATAATTATACCcaaagagaaaaaaggaataataaaatgagtTCATCTACAAGTAATcataatgatgatgatgcaaaagaaatatataattgcaGATCAACTGATCATCTAAATATACGTACAACATACGCGGatgattttaattttaattattacatGATTGATACAATTTACGTTCTCTTTAATTATTACATGAACTTAtcagaaaagaaaaaaaacgataaaaataatctttctttttttttttttttaccggacataaagaataatattatgaatatagtTTTGAATTTTATTACTACTTTAAAAGATGAgctaaataaaaacaaacaactgaaaaataagaaaataattgcCTCTTTAGAAAGAGTTTTAAAGCTAGGTTATGCATTTCAAGTACCGTTTAAGTTAGAGCCTTTCATCTTCTACTATTTGAACGTTTTGTTGGTCAGCAAATTTGATCTCTCTTTACTAgacaacataaaaatattagctATTTTTAGGGAAGTGCATAATATGAATAGGGGGAGCAACATGAACAGGACAGGTAAAATGGAAGTGGCAAAGGAAAGAATAAACGAAGGGGAAAACGACATAGCTAAAAGGGAAGAGGAAAGAGTAAACGAAGGGGAAAACGGCATAGCTAAAAGGGAAGAGGAAAGGGTAAATGAAGGGAAGAGTATCACCTCTGAAAAGGTGGAAGAAGAAAATACGATTCTTCCTGATGAGATAgccaaaataaaaatatacacagGACAGGCGGAAAAAAatcccaaaaaaaaaaaaaaaaaatttgatctATGTTCATCAAGTCAatttaatacaaaattaagTAGCTATATACATGCCCCTAACGAGATGTACAACGCAAATAGTTATCTATTGGATAACATGATCAAGTTAGTTTTTGATAACCTAAAAAAGTGTTTACATACATCAAAAGGTAGTGACATATGTATGTTAATACCGATAGTTTATgaatttcataaatatatggatgaagagttaaaaaatatattaaccgTTCAGGTAACATGTAACAGAGACAATATAAATGAAACGAacttcataaatatattacgcGTATTTTCAAAGATGAAGTATAAGAATGAACTTGTTAACAAATTTTTGTACAATGTGAAATATTTGGCAAGTTACAAAAAAAGCAATGGGTTAACAAATGAGCAGAGCAGTGATAACGATTCTATGCAGAAcgtttattctttttttttttcgtgtccaaaattctttttcctgtttttttattataaaagtaaaaataatttatttacatataaggATGTATATTATGTGGAAAACTTTATACAAAATAGCTTTTTTGAAATGAATGTAAaggattttatttttgttttattaatttattacaagAACGGAATAGTTTTACTACCGCAACTGCTGCTCAAAATTTGTGCTATTTTTAACAACGGGAAAAAGATTATAAAAAGGGAAGAGCTGctattttgtctttttttgctctcaaaaaattattacgcCCTATCAAACAGTGCAAGTGGAAGAATTGATAGTAGTGGTAATAGCGGTAGTTATTACAGGGCCTTAGGGAATAAAGAGGACAACtttttgatgaaaaaaatgaacgtGTTCAGGAAAAGCCAGTATACTCAGCATCACATAGACTCTTTTATAAACGTAATTAATGACATTTTATTGTACATTTACGATGATAAGATGATAAATTATCAAGCAGACCTGATGAAACATTTACAAGAAGAGGGGAATATAAGAAATACTGTTGAAggggaaggaaaaaaaacgAATGATGGTAAGAACAATGAGAAGGAAGAAGCTTATTCTGAAGATATCAAAGTGATCCATCATAATAACACTTATATGGTCAATTCTGAAATATATACCTGTAAAATGGACTTTAACAggttaaaattaaatttgataatgatgaaaatattttataacttatattattcctttttcaCAATTcgtaatgaaaaaaaaaaaaaaaaaaaaaaaattctgaacagtcatcatgaaaaattattaactcatttattttcatgttttaataataatttttcaaaaaatgtaaacgaaattaaatatatatcccccttattatatcattttagttaccttaatatttattctccattttattttaaaaaacaaatatgttacatattaaaaaattgcattATGGATGATCAGCtagtaaaacatatattgCTAAGTCATGTATTTATGAAACAGAAAATATCAactgaaataaaaaagtatattaagGAATATGTAATTACCCATTTTGAACATTTTAGCATGAATCTTCAAGTACTgttctttaaattttgtaataattttttaaatatgaaaaatatagaaaatacaGATGAACAAAAGGATAGTTTGTTATTCGATCAGCTgctaaataatatatttttaaatttagcaAAAATGAAGCCAAACAATTATTtagatatttattttaccatAAGCAATAATATGGTTAAAgataaaaagtattatattcaactattttattatatgaacaaGTGTGCTGATCATTATACCGGTGAACAGTTATTGCtaatacttttttacatGTACAAGACAGGTTATAGTAAACCAAAAATACGCAAAAAAGTAAGAAATTTAATTTTGCATCACCACAAGAAAAGACTAATTAATTTAAGCacctatataaaatatatattgccACTCGACGAATTTGGTATATATCATTTGTTACCAATTAAATTTCAGCAGGTTATTTATGATCAG CTCGGAGAGGATGTGAAACCGTATGTACGGCAGCCGCTGAAAAATGATGAG CTTAACATATTACGGTTAGCTAAATTTTATGAActgtacataaataaattgaac CAGGATTTTCCTATAGAAACAACTGAACAGCAAGATAATGAAGATGCGCCCATATATATCTTTGAACAAATGGTTAAAAGTTATtga